Proteins found in one Mucilaginibacter gracilis genomic segment:
- a CDS encoding TlpA family protein disulfide reductase: MKSALTFFFCLFSTLVFPKKTVLIKGLVANDNIKYVNVSSPLRDPIEGWISLAHIPIDKTRHFSQEVIIDGPMVIYVSCLDYVETYVVPGDSLIINVSELSIPRQSFNGSFQTDSYYQSDVISSHSYNIFFSLLEKKTFKMGDLPFLIDNKFDSNYKRKLVKDLCNQRLDFLNDFIKKNPGLSEDFKTVAKREIIGTYFGYINMSFSINPPKDSLTTAFLKEADDQKYDWPGISTSQYLNSAAYSYFNYYLSTKLGHRYSTKKIEEDFDIIQEYSTDSKVKDYFLTSLLIRFLDKEPDNYQEIFEKYKMICKDAEYIKGVTELYLTKQKVEPTANIVLSQVALGALVIDPTGESRTLSSILNQYKNKLIFVDLWASWCGPCVIQIPYLKELENKYHSKIAFISLSEDKSKDDWHAALKKYNLSGNQYLFDFSVKPILLSQLNVKTIPRYILMTSTGEIIANALPKPQDVNFMNKNIEDAMKNANIRFEK, encoded by the coding sequence ATGAAGTCAGCGTTAACATTTTTCTTTTGCCTTTTTAGCACTTTAGTTTTTCCCAAAAAAACTGTTTTAATCAAGGGACTCGTAGCCAATGACAATATTAAATATGTTAATGTTTCATCTCCGTTAAGGGACCCTATTGAAGGTTGGATATCCTTAGCGCATATCCCGATCGACAAAACACGTCATTTTAGTCAGGAAGTTATTATTGATGGGCCAATGGTCATTTATGTCAGTTGTCTTGATTACGTCGAAACCTATGTTGTTCCTGGAGATTCTCTTATTATTAATGTTAGTGAATTATCTATTCCGAGGCAATCTTTCAACGGCTCCTTTCAGACGGATAGCTACTACCAATCAGATGTAATATCGAGTCACTCTTATAATATATTTTTTTCACTATTGGAAAAGAAGACATTTAAGATGGGAGATCTTCCCTTTTTAATTGATAATAAGTTTGATAGTAACTACAAAAGGAAATTGGTCAAAGACCTTTGTAATCAAAGGCTAGATTTCCTAAATGATTTTATTAAAAAGAATCCAGGTTTAAGTGAGGACTTCAAAACTGTAGCCAAAAGAGAAATTATTGGCACCTATTTTGGCTATATTAATATGTCGTTCTCAATTAATCCACCAAAAGACTCTTTAACGACCGCATTTTTAAAAGAAGCAGATGATCAAAAATATGATTGGCCTGGAATCAGCACTTCTCAGTATTTAAATTCCGCAGCATACAGTTATTTCAACTATTATCTGAGCACTAAACTTGGTCATCGGTATTCAACGAAAAAGATTGAAGAAGATTTTGACATCATTCAGGAATATAGCACAGATAGTAAGGTAAAAGACTATTTTCTTACATCATTATTAATTCGCTTTCTGGATAAAGAGCCGGATAATTATCAGGAAATTTTCGAAAAATATAAGATGATTTGCAAAGATGCCGAGTACATAAAGGGGGTTACAGAGCTTTATTTGACTAAACAAAAAGTAGAGCCCACAGCAAACATCGTTTTATCACAAGTCGCACTGGGGGCACTTGTGATTGATCCAACCGGAGAAAGCCGCACGTTATCTTCTATATTAAATCAATATAAAAACAAACTGATATTCGTCGATCTATGGGCAAGTTGGTGTGGACCTTGTGTCATACAGATTCCTTATTTAAAGGAACTTGAAAACAAATACCACTCTAAAATTGCTTTCATCAGCCTTTCAGAAGATAAAAGTAAAGATGACTGGCATGCTGCACTTAAAAAGTATAACCTTTCAGGAAATCAATATCTATTTGATTTTTCCGTAAAACCCATACTTCTCAGCCAGTTAAATGTCAAAACAATTCCCAGATATATCCTAATGACATCAACTGGAGAAATAATAGCAAATGCTTTGCCTAAACCCCAGGATGTCAATTTTATGAATAAAAATATTGAAGACGCTATGAAAAACGCTAATATTCGATTCGAAAAGTAA
- a CDS encoding TlpA family protein disulfide reductase produces the protein MHQNKIFFLLFFFAALQVNGQKISKVSLFGTLKNFDRQVEIEDQSAISDIKNSPTGLIISTDSAGRFSITFNLYEPNYYRIGRNILYLSPGDSLYMLIDHKKHADAVFKGTHSEENNFLKNTLFPKAGSFLESGTHIKPTVQQTIDYIINAADQKENELQNYKNISPKFRALEMGRIRADVIRSITFIRFYYPSIHKIPVDSLKKFDEEFRSVANPYINKYAKDFINPAFLDLAVYRNVIEYIVDNNNENTPGYEQITDYVKAKNVYKTMVNLKDKDKIKSYISSINEIKNPTYREIEKNVYNNLLAFGNGDSAINFSARNLKGEPVNLNDFRGKVIVVDFWATWCIPCLEELKYWVALVDKYKDDPNVVLIGVSIDDDKKKWKTYVNNHKLPGIQVLLNRSSIPSYSVKEIPRTVFINKNFIISEIRGTLPSNKKTVEYIETLLHKNNSIATE, from the coding sequence ATGCATCAAAACAAAATCTTCTTCCTATTATTCTTTTTTGCGGCCTTACAGGTGAATGGGCAAAAAATATCTAAGGTTAGTTTGTTCGGGACGTTAAAGAATTTTGATCGTCAAGTAGAAATTGAAGACCAATCCGCAATTTCCGATATTAAGAACTCCCCTACCGGGTTAATCATTTCCACCGATAGCGCAGGTAGGTTTTCTATTACGTTTAATTTATACGAGCCAAATTATTATCGAATAGGACGTAATATATTATACTTATCGCCAGGTGATAGCTTATACATGCTAATTGACCACAAAAAACATGCTGATGCAGTTTTTAAAGGAACCCATAGTGAAGAAAATAATTTCCTGAAAAATACATTGTTTCCGAAAGCTGGATCTTTTTTGGAATCCGGTACTCATATTAAGCCAACAGTACAGCAGACTATTGATTATATCATCAATGCTGCGGACCAAAAAGAAAATGAACTTCAAAACTATAAAAACATATCCCCTAAATTTAGAGCCTTGGAAATGGGCCGAATTCGGGCCGATGTTATTAGAAGCATAACTTTTATTAGATTTTATTATCCTTCAATTCATAAAATCCCAGTCGATTCTTTAAAAAAATTCGATGAGGAGTTTAGGTCAGTAGCCAATCCATATATTAATAAATATGCCAAAGACTTTATAAACCCAGCCTTTTTAGATTTGGCCGTTTATCGAAATGTGATTGAATATATAGTTGATAACAATAACGAAAACACTCCTGGTTATGAGCAAATTACAGACTACGTTAAAGCAAAAAACGTTTATAAAACGATGGTGAATTTGAAGGATAAAGATAAAATCAAATCTTATATTTCAAGTATTAACGAAATTAAAAACCCTACTTATAGAGAGATAGAAAAAAATGTTTATAATAACTTATTAGCTTTCGGAAACGGAGATAGCGCAATAAATTTTTCGGCCCGAAACTTAAAAGGAGAGCCCGTAAATCTCAACGATTTCAGGGGTAAAGTTATCGTTGTTGATTTTTGGGCAACCTGGTGTATACCTTGTTTAGAGGAACTAAAATATTGGGTAGCACTTGTGGATAAATATAAAGATGATCCCAATGTAGTTCTTATCGGTGTTTCGATAGACGATGATAAAAAAAAATGGAAAACATACGTTAACAATCATAAACTTCCAGGTATTCAAGTATTATTAAACAGATCAAGTATTCCCTCCTATTCAGTTAAAGAGATACCGAGAACTGTCTTTATAAACAAAAATTTTATAATTAGTGAAATTAGGGGAACTCTGCCATCTAATAAAAAAACAGTAGAGTACATTGAGACTCTGTTACACAAAAATAATTCCATTGCAACAGAATAA
- a CDS encoding IS982 family transposase codes for MNNLIQNYTFILEEFRKLSIKEDFYYKPVRPRLSDLELITLNLTAEYCGIDSEYQLFRNLKGTPLDILIERSVYNKRKRKLFPHINEVRKKLVQKLNAVQDCFIVDSMPLEVCKNARAARSKICKEQEYAFPNHGFCAAQSSRYYGYKLHAVCSVDGVFENFDLSPASVHDIHYLKDIQQQMTDCVLLGDKGYLSAEVQVNLFESVNIRLETPMRNNQKKFKPYPYLFKKSRKRIETLFSQLCDQFMIRRNYAKTFEGFKTRTLSKITALTTIQYLNKFIFKRNMNHIKINLV; via the coding sequence ATGAACAACTTGATTCAAAATTACACTTTTATTTTAGAAGAGTTTAGGAAACTGTCAATAAAAGAGGACTTTTATTACAAACCAGTAAGGCCAAGACTGTCTGATTTAGAGTTAATTACGTTAAATTTGACCGCTGAATATTGTGGAATAGATTCTGAATATCAGTTATTTAGAAACCTGAAAGGTACCCCGCTTGATATCTTGATCGAACGAAGTGTTTACAATAAGAGAAAAAGAAAATTGTTCCCGCACATAAATGAGGTGAGAAAAAAGCTTGTTCAGAAACTGAACGCTGTCCAGGACTGTTTCATTGTCGATTCAATGCCTTTAGAGGTATGTAAAAATGCCCGTGCAGCAAGAAGTAAAATCTGCAAAGAACAGGAATACGCTTTTCCAAACCATGGTTTTTGTGCTGCGCAAAGTTCGAGGTATTATGGATACAAACTGCATGCAGTTTGTTCAGTAGATGGTGTTTTTGAGAACTTTGACCTAAGCCCTGCTTCCGTACATGACATACATTACCTGAAAGATATACAACAACAAATGACTGATTGCGTGCTACTTGGAGACAAAGGCTATTTGTCCGCAGAGGTACAGGTCAATCTTTTTGAATCTGTAAACATTAGATTGGAAACCCCGATGAGAAACAATCAAAAGAAATTCAAACCGTATCCATACCTATTCAAAAAATCAAGGAAAAGGATTGAAACGCTATTTTCGCAACTGTGCGATCAGTTTATGATCAGAAGAAATTATGCCAAAACTTTTGAGGGGTTTAAGACAAGGACGTTAAGTAAAATAACTGCCCTGACCACCATTCAATACCTCAACAAATTTATCTTTAAAAGGAACATGAATCACATTAAAATAAATTTAGTCTGA
- a CDS encoding cysteine peptidase family C39 domain-containing protein codes for MLQLIIKYGNIDFVTIKLLKLLRKGVSYEDVINELEKHPDYPSLLTISDVLNWFQIDNAAYRVNAEELNSVPVPFIAHTNVNDDFVLVTKLGEDGVTISDHKSNKQKLSLSEFKKRFKGVVLTAEAPLNGESVYKQSLPQRLAPYKFPAAISILTICFALAITYHSSYLSNLNWQVLLLSIFKSAGLVTSILLLIQSIDKNNPLVQTLCGASGSKTNCNAILTSKAATVFEGLSWSEVGFFFFAGTWLAILFGGNSVAVMQVLAVLNVVSLPYTVYSINYQARIARQWCLFCTFIQGLLWLEFIPLVTIFKQPIQLLNTAQTGTLIICLLAPIALWLLIKPMLLNTQQLKAVKQQLRKVKYNSQLFYSALKEQPKYVLPHEDWSIVLGNIEANTIITMVSNPYCPPCSKTHQILDEWLNRLDDIQLRIVFTANNNESDIKTSVVRHLMALNHLTDKTLIKRALHDWYEQKQKSYEAWAKVYPVTLDESKFKVLERQRAWCDLAEVKATPTILVNGSRLPDSYQLHDIKYMLAQQ; via the coding sequence ATGTTGCAATTAATAATAAAGTATGGAAACATAGACTTTGTTACAATAAAGTTATTGAAGCTATTGCGAAAAGGGGTTAGTTATGAGGACGTAATTAACGAATTAGAAAAACACCCGGACTATCCCAGTCTTTTAACTATAAGTGATGTACTCAATTGGTTTCAGATCGATAATGCGGCCTATCGTGTAAATGCGGAAGAGCTAAACAGTGTGCCCGTACCTTTTATAGCACATACCAATGTGAACGATGATTTTGTTTTGGTAACTAAGCTTGGGGAGGATGGCGTGACGATCTCCGATCATAAAAGCAACAAACAAAAGCTATCACTTTCCGAATTTAAAAAGCGATTTAAAGGTGTTGTACTTACCGCCGAGGCACCATTAAATGGTGAAAGTGTATATAAACAGTCTCTGCCCCAACGCTTAGCACCTTACAAGTTTCCCGCTGCCATATCAATACTAACTATTTGTTTTGCATTAGCCATCACTTACCATAGCAGTTACTTATCAAACCTAAACTGGCAAGTATTATTACTAAGCATATTTAAATCTGCGGGGTTGGTAACATCCATATTATTGCTCATCCAAAGCATTGATAAAAACAATCCATTAGTACAAACGCTGTGCGGTGCAAGCGGAAGTAAAACTAATTGCAACGCTATACTTACCTCAAAGGCTGCAACGGTTTTTGAGGGTCTTAGCTGGAGCGAAGTTGGCTTTTTTTTCTTCGCCGGTACATGGCTTGCGATATTGTTTGGTGGTAACAGCGTTGCTGTTATGCAAGTTTTGGCTGTATTAAATGTGGTTAGCCTGCCATATACAGTATACTCTATTAATTACCAGGCTCGTATAGCCAGGCAATGGTGCTTGTTTTGCACATTTATACAAGGCTTGCTTTGGTTGGAGTTTATACCATTGGTAACAATATTTAAGCAACCTATACAACTGTTAAATACTGCTCAAACTGGTACGTTAATAATTTGTTTACTTGCGCCTATAGCTTTATGGTTGCTTATTAAACCAATGTTACTCAATACTCAACAACTAAAAGCAGTTAAGCAACAACTGCGTAAGGTTAAATACAATAGCCAGTTATTTTATAGCGCATTAAAAGAACAACCCAAATATGTTTTACCCCATGAGGACTGGAGTATTGTGTTAGGTAACATAGAAGCCAACACCATTATTACTATGGTAAGCAACCCATACTGCCCGCCATGCAGCAAAACTCATCAAATATTAGACGAGTGGTTGAACCGATTAGATGATATACAGTTAAGAATAGTGTTTACCGCTAACAATAACGAGAGTGATATTAAAACATCGGTTGTACGGCATTTAATGGCCTTAAACCACTTAACGGATAAAACCTTAATAAAACGCGCACTGCACGATTGGTACGAGCAAAAGCAGAAAAGCTATGAAGCCTGGGCCAAAGTTTATCCAGTAACTTTAGACGAAAGTAAATTTAAGGTTTTGGAAAGGCAAAGAGCTTGGTGCGATTTAGCCGAAGTAAAAGCCACGCCCACAATACTGGTTAACGGGAGCCGTTTACCTGATAGTTACCAACTGCACGATATTAAATACATGCTGGCACAGCAATAA
- a CDS encoding helix-turn-helix domain-containing protein has translation MEIIKTYPTVLQDHIRSFYTVKAKDVSSLLKQGDLRGQHRLPDGTLDLVFNLGDPVEISRNGGAFQEMPTAAVTGLYPDSSLVRYLGRVHLVGAVLLPGSAHLFIREVLTQFRAATIDASLIFGGNVTLLLEQLHEVQAEPEKHRLVEGFLNGYLRGNREQDTFDRIGAAIRQVHRYHGAIDMRVLRAHCCMSERNFRRKFNEYVGMGPKQYAGIVRIKELMKRYEPSKSNYLELLTDSGYTDHAHFNKDFQRVVGMGPNTYFKTQAAVDKAFIDLI, from the coding sequence ATGGAGATTATCAAAACCTATCCCACGGTGCTGCAAGATCACATCAGATCCTTTTATACAGTAAAGGCGAAAGACGTGTCCTCTTTGTTAAAGCAAGGGGACTTACGCGGTCAGCATCGGCTGCCCGACGGCACTTTAGACCTGGTCTTTAATCTGGGTGATCCGGTGGAGATATCGCGGAACGGGGGCGCTTTCCAGGAAATGCCCACAGCAGCTGTTACAGGACTTTATCCGGATAGCAGCCTGGTTCGATATCTCGGGCGTGTTCATCTGGTCGGGGCTGTGCTTCTGCCTGGCTCCGCTCATTTGTTTATCCGTGAAGTATTGACGCAGTTCAGGGCCGCCACTATCGATGCGTCCTTGATCTTCGGCGGCAACGTTACATTATTGCTGGAGCAGCTGCATGAGGTGCAAGCCGAACCTGAAAAGCACAGATTGGTCGAAGGTTTCCTGAATGGTTATTTACGCGGCAACAGGGAGCAGGATACCTTTGACCGGATCGGCGCGGCGATCCGGCAGGTGCACCGGTATCACGGCGCCATAGATATGCGTGTCCTTCGGGCGCACTGTTGTATGAGCGAACGCAACTTCAGGCGAAAATTTAACGAGTATGTGGGCATGGGTCCGAAACAATATGCCGGAATCGTCCGCATTAAGGAATTAATGAAGCGCTATGAGCCGTCAAAGAGTAACTATCTTGAACTTCTTACAGATTCCGGTTACACCGATCACGCACATTTCAACAAGGACTTTCAGCGGGTTGTAGGTATGGGTCCAAACACCTATTTCAAAACCCAGGCGGCGGTGGATAAAGCATTTATAGATCTGATATAA
- a CDS encoding helix-turn-helix domain-containing protein: MEVICFEDRAFYAMIDKLEAYIDSKKPQQTISDKWISGTEAMNMLRIKSKTTLQKLRDEGKIRFTQPEKKIVLYDRQSIEDYLEDFTYETF; this comes from the coding sequence GTGGAAGTAATCTGTTTTGAAGACCGCGCGTTTTACGCGATGATCGATAAGCTTGAAGCCTATATCGACAGCAAAAAGCCACAACAAACAATAAGCGACAAATGGATTTCCGGCACCGAAGCTATGAACATGCTGCGCATTAAAAGCAAGACAACTTTGCAGAAACTACGCGATGAAGGCAAAATCCGCTTCACCCAGCCGGAGAAAAAGATTGTGCTTTACGACCGCCAGTCAATCGAAGATTACCTTGAAGATTTCACCTACGAAACTTTTTAA
- a CDS encoding IS630 family transposase (programmed frameshift) encodes MVRYTIKLTKEEVGELYSIINKGSHSSQTFRTAYILLNCDEGEYAEKITNEQISKVLKVGMRTIDRVKKKFIEEGFEGVLDRRPTSRVYETKSDGDVEAKLVALCCSEPPEGFAKWSLRLLADKMVELEYVESISHVTVRSVLKKNELKPWKVKGWVIPPEKSSEFVANMERVLDVYKKPYDEEFPVVCMDESPKQLIEEGQPSQAMKPGQEARVDYEYIRHGVVNIFMANEPLRGKRFVEITAFKTKKDWALFVKRIADEWYPTAKKITLVMDNFKTHSASAFYETFEPAEAKRLWDRFEFVYTPKHGSWLNMAEIELHVLNGQCLNRHISTMLKINEEVAAWQHNRNNKNSKINWQFENKDARIKLKRLYPSLHD; translated from the exons ATGGTACGTTATACGATAAAACTTACAAAAGAGGAGGTTGGAGAGTTATACTCGATAATCAACAAGGGCTCCCATAGTTCTCAAACATTCCGGACAGCCTATATACTATTGAATTGTGATGAAGGGGAATATGCGGAGAAAATAACAAATGAACAGATCAGCAAAGTCCTGAAAGTAGGGATGCGAACGATAGACCGGGTGAAGAAAAAGTTTATTGAAGAGGGTTTTGAAGGTGTTTTAGATCGTCGCCCCACCAGCCGTGTTTATGAAACAAAATCAGATGGCGATGTAGAAGCGAAGCTGGTTGCCTTGTGTTGCAGCGAGCCGCCTGAGGGGTTTGCTAAATGGTCATTAAGGCTACTCGCCGATAAAATGGTAGAGTTGGAATATGTAGAAAGTATTTCGCATGTAACAGTAAGAAGTGTGCTTA AAAAAAACGAACTTAAGCCTTGGAAAGTAAAGGGCTGGGTAATACCACCGGAAAAAAGCAGCGAATTTGTAGCCAATATGGAACGCGTATTGGATGTATACAAAAAACCTTATGATGAGGAATTTCCGGTTGTATGTATGGATGAGTCGCCAAAACAATTGATAGAAGAAGGGCAGCCCTCTCAAGCCATGAAGCCTGGCCAGGAGGCAAGAGTAGATTACGAGTACATAAGGCATGGGGTAGTCAATATATTTATGGCCAACGAGCCTTTGAGGGGCAAGCGCTTTGTAGAAATTACGGCGTTTAAAACCAAAAAGGACTGGGCTTTATTCGTAAAAAGAATAGCAGATGAATGGTACCCGACAGCGAAAAAAATAACTTTAGTAATGGACAATTTTAAAACCCATTCGGCCTCTGCATTTTACGAGACATTTGAACCAGCCGAAGCCAAAAGGCTATGGGATAGGTTTGAGTTTGTTTATACGCCCAAGCATGGAAGCTGGCTCAATATGGCCGAGATAGAATTGCATGTATTGAATGGGCAATGCCTAAACAGGCATATTTCAACAATGCTGAAGATCAATGAAGAGGTAGCGGCATGGCAACACAACAGAAATAATAAGAACAGCAAAATTAACTGGCAGTTCGAAAATAAAGATGCGCGAATAAAACTGAAAAGACTTTATCCGTCATTACACGATTAA
- a CDS encoding TlpA family protein disulfide reductase: MAKTAVIQKEYASLFYKYVNYNKSIKPNSQKYVSGGIKIVMQLDSVKAIVNKNTITFISENQTSPVATFVAKKYLYRFTTAEIKIIYNMLLRNQKNNPELIELAAKIEIYNKCNVGAAFSDYTLQDTSGKSVKLSSFIGKNNKYILLEFWASWCNPCRQDFPHLKTAYNLYKSSGFEVIGISIDSDKKKWKKALKEDGNPWIQLINPQGLYGDLMTLYNFNSVPTSILIGPDETIVNLNMRESWLDNKLISLFGNKFGALY, translated from the coding sequence TTGGCAAAAACGGCTGTTATTCAAAAAGAATATGCATCACTTTTTTATAAATACGTGAATTACAACAAGTCGATCAAACCAAATTCACAAAAATATGTCTCCGGAGGCATCAAAATAGTAATGCAGTTGGATAGCGTTAAAGCCATAGTAAATAAAAACACTATAACTTTTATAAGCGAAAATCAAACAAGTCCGGTTGCAACATTTGTAGCGAAAAAATATTTATATCGTTTTACAACAGCCGAAATTAAAATAATTTATAATATGTTGCTCCGCAACCAAAAAAACAATCCGGAATTAATTGAGTTGGCTGCAAAGATTGAAATATATAATAAATGTAACGTAGGTGCCGCTTTTTCTGACTATACACTTCAAGATACTTCGGGTAAATCTGTTAAACTGTCGAGCTTCATCGGCAAAAATAACAAATATATTCTCCTTGAATTTTGGGCTTCCTGGTGTAATCCGTGCCGACAAGATTTCCCTCATTTAAAAACTGCTTATAACTTATACAAATCATCGGGATTTGAAGTGATTGGCATTTCCATAGATTCTGATAAAAAAAAATGGAAAAAAGCTTTAAAAGAAGATGGCAATCCCTGGATTCAATTGATAAATCCACAAGGATTATACGGTGATTTAATGACATTATATAATTTCAACTCTGTGCCAACAAGTATCTTAATTGGGCCAGATGAAACAATCGTAAATTTAAACATGAGAGAGTCGTGGCTTGATAACAAATTAATATCCCTTTTTGGAAATAAGTTTGGAGCATTATATTGA
- a CDS encoding site-specific integrase has product MATAKIITWSRPNKDGQYPIGIKIYNNGKTSYIFEGHTVPSRDAWNAKKQEVRKAVPNAARLTNYLTKKLTEVRDQALEMDTNKENPSPQRIKKVFQNELENTEAGRKRLMFADIAGQYLQDALDSGDLDVYRSEKSRIKRFLEFSDGGQIPFSEITVEYLRRYVIFLKKDKNRNGNENTPRKPLSNRTIMNHLLGVRTLWNRAITAKMASRDDYPFGAGKISIKFPESPKIGPDFDELEKLEKIELTKRRLHHARNICLVSYYFAGMRITDTLLMKWTDFQNGRFHYTMSKNGEPGSLKIPEKAMAIINQYKDDKPAHDLVFPDLKRLESLLDRTNLRRAVNSSEGRINKAIKEVMGMIGSTKNTSPHKFRHAFAQRAEEKDVHPKVLQKLYRHESILTTMKYQSNFSHRKADEALDAVLGL; this is encoded by the coding sequence ATGGCAACAGCAAAAATTATTACATGGAGCCGCCCCAACAAAGATGGGCAATATCCAATCGGCATCAAAATTTACAACAACGGAAAGACGTCCTACATCTTTGAAGGCCATACCGTACCATCAAGGGATGCGTGGAACGCCAAGAAGCAGGAGGTCAGAAAAGCCGTACCCAATGCAGCCAGATTAACAAACTATTTAACCAAAAAACTGACAGAGGTCCGCGACCAAGCGCTTGAGATGGATACCAACAAGGAAAACCCCTCGCCGCAGCGGATCAAGAAGGTTTTTCAGAATGAGCTCGAAAACACCGAGGCCGGGAGGAAGCGCTTAATGTTCGCCGACATCGCAGGGCAGTATTTGCAGGACGCCCTTGATAGCGGCGACCTTGATGTTTACCGTTCCGAAAAAAGTCGCATAAAACGGTTCCTAGAATTCAGCGATGGCGGGCAGATACCGTTTTCAGAAATAACCGTGGAGTATCTGCGCCGTTATGTCATATTTCTCAAAAAGGATAAAAACCGGAACGGCAATGAAAATACGCCGCGGAAACCGCTCAGCAACCGGACGATTATGAACCATCTTTTGGGCGTCCGCACGCTTTGGAACCGCGCCATCACTGCTAAAATGGCCTCGCGCGATGATTACCCATTCGGTGCAGGCAAGATTTCCATCAAATTCCCGGAGTCACCTAAAATAGGGCCTGATTTTGACGAACTCGAAAAGCTGGAAAAGATTGAACTGACAAAACGAAGACTTCATCATGCGCGTAACATCTGCCTGGTCAGTTATTATTTTGCGGGTATGCGGATAACCGATACACTGCTGATGAAGTGGACAGACTTTCAGAACGGCAGGTTCCATTATACCATGTCCAAAAATGGCGAGCCGGGATCACTGAAGATTCCTGAAAAAGCCATGGCGATCATTAATCAATATAAGGACGACAAGCCAGCTCATGACCTGGTATTCCCCGACCTGAAAAGGCTTGAAAGCCTCCTGGACAGGACAAACCTGCGGCGGGCGGTAAATAGTTCTGAAGGACGCATCAATAAAGCGATCAAGGAAGTGATGGGCATGATCGGCAGCACCAAAAATACTTCGCCACACAAGTTCCGCCATGCTTTTGCGCAACGTGCTGAAGAAAAGGATGTACACCCTAAAGTATTACAAAAGTTATACCGGCACGAGTCGATATTAACGACAATGAAATATCAATCCAACTTTTCACATCGGAAAGCTGATGAAGCCCTGGATGCTGTGTTAGGTTTATAA